The following coding sequences lie in one Candoia aspera isolate rCanAsp1 chromosome 11, rCanAsp1.hap2, whole genome shotgun sequence genomic window:
- the PDP2 gene encoding pyruvate dehydrogenase [acetyl-transferring]-phosphatase 2, mitochondrial, producing MPSWIVISRSAVAALPGRGRLYSKYVLPQNRVAWKSLLARSHSNQFPAGCSCNINNTFPLRKAFRHTSTEEEDFSFHLTPSQIDDVLRASELSYTVPEFDGKKPSSVLKFESNHLGANVPIEDRRSAVTCLQTRGMMFGVFDGHAGYACAQSVSERLFSYLAVSLLSRQTLEEIELAMESMKPVLPILQWHKHPNDSFFHEVASLYLEQLRVYWQDLLNPDTELGLTVEEALISAFKRLDSDISLEVQAPSKNELLKNIALQVAFSGATACVAHVDQIHLHVANAGDCRVILGVQNANGTWSALPLTRDHNAFNESEILRLKSEHPASEGDTLVMNNRLLGILMPSRAFGDVMFKWSQELQQSILKNHCNLEGLNIYEYVPPCYHTPPYLTAEPEVTYHKIRRQDKFLVLASDGLWDMLNNEEVVQLIASHTVEADVQKTQLAFKKPTSLGYLQNLLLQRKAQIVQPCDQNVATHVIRHAIGTNDYGEIDQEKLMAMLTLPDDLARMYRDDITVTVVYFNSDVIDRYYQEDEEGVRSA from the coding sequence ATGCCTTCTTGGATTGTTATTTCAAGGTCTGCTGTTGCCGCTTTGCCTGGAAGAGGTCGCCTATATTCCAAATACGTTCTGCCCCAGAATCGAGTAGCATGGAAGAGTTTGTTAGCCAGAAGTCATTCAAATCAGTTTCCAGCAGGCTGCAGTTGCAACATCAATAATACTTTCCCTCTGAGAAAAGCCTTCCGACATACCTCCACAGAGGAAGAAGACTTCTCTTTCCATTTGACGCCATCACAGATCGATGATGTCTTAAGGGCAAGTGAGTTGTCCTACACTGTCCCTGAATTTGATGGGAAAAAACCCAGCTCAGTATTGAAATTCGAGTCCAACCACCTGGGGGCCAATGTTCCCATAGAAGACCGCCGAAGTGCTGTAACCTGTTTGCAGACCAGAGGAATGATGTTTGGTGTCTTTGATGGCCATGCGGGCTATGCCTGTGCTCAGTCAGTCAGCGAGAGGCTGTTTTCTTACCTGGCTGTTTCTCTTCTGTCTCGGCAAACACTGGAAGAGATTGAATTGGCCATGGAGTCTATGAAACCAGTTCTGCCTATTCTTCAGTGGCACAAGCACCCCAATGACAGCTTCTTCCATGAGGTTGCCTCCCTGTACCTGGAGCAGCTCAGAGTTTATTGGCAAGACTTACTGAACCCGGACACAGAACTTGGACTAACAGTGGAAGAAGCTTTGATCAGTGCTTTTAAAAGGCTTGACTCAGACATATCATTGGAAGTTCAGGCACCTtctaaaaatgaactgctgaaaAATATAGCTCTTCAAGTGGCTTTCTCAGGTGCAACTGCATGTGTAGCTCATGTTGATCAGATTCATTTGCACGTTGCAAATGCTGGGGACTGCAGAGTGATCCTGGGAGTTCAGAATGCCAATGGCACGTGGTCTGCTTTACCCCTTACACGAGATCACAATGCTTTCAATGAATCCGAAATCTTGCGGTTAAAGAGTGAGCACCCGGCTTCTGAAGGGGACACTCTCGTTATGAACAACAGGTTGCTGGGAATCCTTATGCCCTCCAGAGCTTTTGGAGATGTCATGTTCAAGTGGAGTCAGGAGCTGCAGCAGAGTATCCTTAAAAACCACTGCAACCTGGAGGGTTTAAACATTTATGAGTATGTCCCTCCCTGTTACCATACACCCCCTTATTTAACTGCTGAGCCAGAGGTCACTTACCACAAAATCAGGAGGCAGGATAAATTCTTAGTTCTTGCTTCTGATGGCCTGTGGGACATGCTGAATAATGAAGAGGTGGTCCAGCTCATTGCAAGTCATACAGTTGAAGCTGATGTCCAGAAAACCCAGCTTGCTTTTAAGAAACCAACCAGTCTGGGGTATCTGCAAAACCTGCTGCTTCAGAGAAAGGCCCAGATTGTCCAGCCTTGTGACCAGAACGTGGCGACCCACGTTATCCGACACGCCATTGGCACTAATGACTATGGGGAGATAGACCAGGAAAAGCTTATGGCAATGTTGACTCTTCCTGATGATTTGGCACGTATGTATAGGGATGATATCACTGTTACAGTGGTCTACTTTAATTCAGATGTAATTGACAGATACTACCAAGAGGATGAAGAAGGAGTCCGAAGCGCATGA